ACTGTCTTCACGGGTTCTTTGCTAATAGAACTACAAGCCGTAATAAGAAGTGCGGTTATAAAACATAGCATTTTAAAAATAGGAATTTTGGCAAAATTCAAGCAAATCCACTGACTAAGTGAAGTTTTTATCAATAATTTCATATTTTCCTTATATAATGGTACGACAAATTTCAACATATCGTTATTATGAAAATCCACCTTATCCGCCATAACACCACATTAGAATTTAATAATGAAACAAGTTTACTCGATCATCTCGAGAAAAATAATATTCATCATGAATATCAATGCCGTAATGGCTATTGTGGTTCTTGTCGTGTGAAGATCAAAAAAGGCAAGGTGTCTTATAAAGAAATGCCTCTTGCCTTTCTACAACCCGATGAAATTCTACTTTGTTGCTGTCAAGTAGAAAGCGATATTGAACTTGATTTATAAATTATTTAAATCCAACACATCCGTCATATCAAATAAGCCATTTGCTTTATTTTCCAGCCATTTACCAGCACGCACTGCACCATTAGCGAAAGTCATACGGCTTGATGCTTTATGGGAAATTTCTACACGCTCGCCAATATCAGCAAACCAAACAGTGTGTTCCCCCACCACATCCGAAGCACGAATAGTTGAAAAACCAATTTCATCACGTTTACGTTCGCCTGTAATTCCTTCACGGCAGAACACTCCGTGAGTTTTTAAATCACGACCTAAAGTTTTCGCGATATGTTCGCCCATTGAAAGTGCGGTGCCAGAAGGTGCGTCCACTTTGTGGCGATGATGCACTTCGATCACTTCAATATCGCAATAATCCCCCATCACTTTTGCCGCTTTTTCTAAAAGCTTGAAGACTAAATTCACACCAACACTGAAATTTGATGCAAACACAATAGCAATTTTATCTGAAGCTGCTTTAATCGCCGCTTTACCATTTTCATCAAAACCTGTTGTACCGATCACCATTTTTTTATTATTCGCTACGCAAAATACAATATGCTCAAGGGTACCTTCTGGTCGAGTAAAATCAATTAATAAATCGAATTTATCTTTTTGGCTTTCAAGATCGTCTAAAACTATTACACCAATTTGACCAATGCCCGCCAATTCTCCCGCATCTGTTCCGACTAAAGATGATCCTTTGCGTTCAAAAGCTGCACCTAGTTCTACGCCTTCCGCAGAATGAACCGCTTGAATTAATTGACGCCCCATTCTTCCGCCAGCACCAGCGATTGCAATTTTTAATGTCATGTTACTTCCTTTTTTATTAATGAATTATTTCGTTGATGCCATTATAGACAAGCACACAACCAAAAAATAAAAATACAATACCTGCCATATTATCAATATAACGACTGTATTGACTGTATAAACGCTTGGCAATATTACGTGAAAAAATCAATGAAATCACATAAAAATAACAAAATGTTTCTACCACAATCACTGCAAAAGCCAAGATAATTTGCCACATTTCAGTGATATTCACTAAAACAAGCGACATCACGCTACTAAAATACACCACGACTTTTGCATTAGATAAATTCACTAAAAGTCCTTTCAAAATTTCTTTTTTAATCGTGGTTTGCTGATTAAATTCAGTATCAGAGTGCGGTTCAAATTGAGCGTGTTTTTTACTGCGAGCCATTAAAAAACCGAGATATGCTAGGTAACTACCGCCTAGCAACATAATAACACCATGTAATGCAGGAATAGTAACGAACAACACCGCCAATCCCAACATTGAAAGCATTGCCCAAAAAGCGATGCCAAGCGTTATACCTAAAATGCCACAAACTGTATTACGACGAGAGTTACTTGCCGCCATCCGACTTACATAAAAGAAATCAGGGCCTGGCGTCATTAAGCCAAATAAATGCACAATGATTAAATTCAGCATCACAACATCCAATACTGAATTGCAAATACGACAATCACCGCATAAATTGCCGCTAATACATCATCGACCATAATACCAAAACCACTTTCGAGTTTTTCGTCAAAATAACGAATTGGGAACGGTTTTAAAATATCAAAAAAGCGGAATAGCACAAAAGCAGACACAATCCATTGCCAAGATAATGACGGGATCGCCGCTAATACAATAAATACACCAATAAATTCATCCC
The Haemophilus influenzae DNA segment above includes these coding regions:
- the yfaE gene encoding class I ribonucleotide reductase maintenance protein YfaE, with protein sequence MKIHLIRHNTTLEFNNETSLLDHLEKNNIHHEYQCRNGYCGSCRVKIKKGKVSYKEMPLAFLQPDEILLCCCQVESDIELDL
- the dapB gene encoding 4-hydroxy-tetrahydrodipicolinate reductase; the encoded protein is MTLKIAIAGAGGRMGRQLIQAVHSAEGVELGAAFERKGSSLVGTDAGELAGIGQIGVIVLDDLESQKDKFDLLIDFTRPEGTLEHIVFCVANNKKMVIGTTGFDENGKAAIKAASDKIAIVFASNFSVGVNLVFKLLEKAAKVMGDYCDIEVIEVHHRHKVDAPSGTALSMGEHIAKTLGRDLKTHGVFCREGITGERKRDEIGFSTIRASDVVGEHTVWFADIGERVEISHKASSRMTFANGAVRAGKWLENKANGLFDMTDVLDLNNL
- a CDS encoding LysE family transporter, which produces MLNLIIVHLFGLMTPGPDFFYVSRMAASNSRRNTVCGILGITLGIAFWAMLSMLGLAVLFVTIPALHGVIMLLGGSYLAYLGFLMARSKKHAQFEPHSDTEFNQQTTIKKEILKGLLVNLSNAKVVVYFSSVMSLVLVNITEMWQIILAFAVIVVETFCYFYVISLIFSRNIAKRLYSQYSRYIDNMAGIVFLFFGCVLVYNGINEIIH